GCTCGCCATCCGACAGCGCCGAGTGCAGCACGGCCACCTGGTCACCGAACGCGGTGCGGAACCGGTCCACCGTCTGCGGGGTGAGGGCAATCTCGGGGACCAGCACGATCGCACCCTCGCCGCGCCGCTCGACGACGTCGCGCAGGTACTCGATGTACACGAGCGTCTTGCCGCTGCCGGTCACGCCGCGCAGCAGCGCCCCCTCCCCGGGGGGCAGGGCGGTCAGCGCGTCGATGGCCGCACGCTGACGGTCGGTGGGCACGAGGCGACGGTCGCCCGCGACGGCACGGGTGGCGAAGGGATCGCGTGCCACCGGCAGCAGGTCGATCGCCAGCAGCCCGCGCGTCACCAGCGGCTGGAGCACGGCGGCGGTGACACCGGCCTGCTCCAGCAGGGCGCGCACCGGGTGCGTGCCGCCGAGCGACTCGAGCAGCTCGTAGAGCACGCGCTGCTTCGGCGCACGGCGGAACAGCGTGTCGCGCTCCAGCAGGCTCTCGATGGTCGTCGTGACGCGGGCCACGCGGTGCGTCTTCACCACGGCGGTGGGCACGGTGGCCGCCGTGAGCGCGACGGGCAGCATCGCGCGCAGCACGATGCCCGGTGGGGCCGCATAGTGGCGCGCCATCCAGCGCCCGAGCTGCAGCAATGGGCCGGAGAGGGACGGCTGGACATCGGGGGCCGCCACGATGTCGCGCAGCGTGCCCTTCAGCGGCTGCGGCACGTCGATCGCGGTCACGATCCCCAGCAGCGTGCGGCCGCCAAGCGGCACCACCACGCGCGCGCCCGGCACCACGCGGGCACGCAGCGCCTCCGGCACCGCGTACACGTACGCACGCGGGACGGCGACGGGGAGTGCAACGGCGGCGAGCAGCGGGATCACCCGGGGAAACTACACTCCCGGCGCGCTATCGACGCGTGACGCCCAGTCCCGGTGCGGTTGGCAGCGTGACGATGCCGTTGGTGATGGTCGCGCCGCGGAACGGGTCGTCTTTCAGCAGCGCCGCACCATCGAGGTCGACGCAGTCCAGCAGCGGAGCCAGGTGTGCAGCCGCCGTGATGCCGAGGCTCGTCTCGATCATGCAGCCCGCCATCACCAGCATGCCGTGCGCACGGGCGGTGTGGATGATGCGGATGGCCTCACGCAGCGAGCCGCACTTGGCCAGCTTCAGGTTCACGCCGTCCACCACGCCGGCCAGCTTCGCGACGTCGGTCGCCACCAGGCAGCTCTCGTCGGCCACGATCGGCAGGTCGCAGTGGTCGCGCACGAAGCGCAGCCCCTCCAGGTCGTGGGGCGGCAGCGGCTGCTCGATGAACTCCACGCACAGGTCGCGCAGCAGCGGCGCCATGGCGAGCGTGTGCTTCGGCGTCCACGCGGCGTTCGCATCCACGCGCAGGATCGCCGCCGGCGCCTCGTCACGCACGAGCTGGATGATGCGCCGGTCCCGGTCGCTGCCCAGCTTCACCTTGAGGATGGGATAGCCCGCTGCCAGCGCCTCGTGCACCCGTGCGCGCAGGGTGTCGTCATCGGCGGCGATGGCGATGGTGAAGCTGGTGCGCGGGCTGGCGGCGGGCGACAGCCCCCAAAGCTTCCACAGCGGCACGCCCAGCCGCTTGCCCTGCAGGTCGTGCAGGGCGGCGCTCACGGCGCAGCGGGCGGCGGCGTTGAAGCGCAGCGCGCTCACCATCGCCACCTCGGTGGCCTCGATGTCGGACGGATCGGCCGACTCGATGATCGGGCGCAGCCGGTCGAGTGCCGCCAGCACGGTGTCGGCGGTCTCACCGTAGAACCGGCTCGGTGCGGCCTCACCCCATCCCTCCAGGCCGTCGGCATCCACGAGGCGCACCCACACCACGCGCCACTCGCTCGAGCCGCCGCGGGCGATCACGAACGGGTGCGTGGTGTGGACGGTGACGACTTCGGTCTCGAGGCGCATCAGGACGGGATCACTGGGAGAGGGCGGGCGTCATGCGGCCGAGCCGCGCGGCGCGGACACCGGGCGTCTCGAGCGGCACGCCGTCGAGGGTGCGGATCAGCGCATCCGCGAGGTCGGTGCCGCGCTGGTAGCGCTCGCCGGCCGGCTTGGCCAGGCAGCGCATGGTGATCTGCGACAGCGCGGTCGAGACCGACGGCGCCGTGACCTCGAGCGGTGTCGGCATCTCGTGCACGTGCTTGTAGCCGACGGCGTACGAATCCTCGCCGTCGAAGGGCGGGACGCCGGCGAGCATCTCGTAGAGCATCACGCCGCAGGCATACACGTCGCTGCGGCCGTCCACCGGCTTGCCCATCGCCTGCTCGGGGGACATGTAGTGCGGCGTGCCCATGGCGCGGCCGGTGCCGGTGAGTCCCTTGTGGAAGCCGGCGGTGGCGATGCCGAAGTCGGTGATCAGCGCGGTGCCGTCGGCATCGAAGAGCACGTTGTCGGGCTTCACGTCACGGTGCACGATGCCGTGCCGGTGCGCGTGATCGAGCCCGGTGGCGATCTGCGCGACGATCGCGGCACTCTCGGCAGGGGGCACGGTGCGATGGCGCGCCAGCCGGTCCGCGAGCGAGCCGCCACTGAGGAACGGCATCACCACGAAGGTGCTGTCACGCGTGACGCCGGCGTCGAGGATGGTGCAGACGTTCGGGTGGCTGAGCCGGCTGGCCGCCTCGGCCTCGCGGCGGAACCGCTCGCGCATTTCCGGATCGCGCGAGAGGTGCGAGTAGAGGACCTTGATCACGACGCGGCGGCCGAGGACCGCGTGCGACGCCTCGTACACGTGCGCCATGCCGCCGCTGGCGATGCGGCGCACGATGGCGAAGCGCCCGCCGGTGGCGCGGCGCAATGCGGTGATCTCGGCATCCGGCACGTCGACCGGCGGCGCCGCCACATCCGGCAGCGCCGTGCCGCACCGCACACAGTGCGGCGCCGCAGCGCGGTTCCAGGTGCCGCAATCGGGACAGAACATTCAGCGCGGGGTTCGGGCTAGAACTGGAGACGGACGAAATCGTACACGGGCCACGGTCCGGTGAGCTGCAGCGTGAGCCCTGGCGAGCGCACGTCCTCGGCCGTCACCTCGGCGGCGAACCGGTCCCAGGCCACCCGTTCCACCAGGTAGGCCTCGGTGGCGATGGTGGTGCCGTCGCCGACGGTCTCCGTGGAGACAGGCACCGTGGCACTGGCGTAACGCCGGAGGGCGCGGAACGACTCGATGGCGGCGGCCGACGGGGGGAGGACGGAGGGGTCGGAGGTGGCGCCGGCCAGGTCGCGGGAGGCGGTGACCCGTGCGCCACAGCGCCCGTCGACGTAGGCCAGGCCATTGGCCAGCGTCACTGCGTGCAGTTCCAGCCACTGCAGCACGCTGGCCGGTGTGCGGAAGTTGGTCAGCGGCGGCGCCGGCACCAGCGTCACCGACCTCGACAGCGAATCGATCATCGTGTGGTGGGCCACCAGCGCCGCGTCGCTCAGCGGATCCGGCTTCACCGGACAGGGCCGGACCACGGCGGCCACATCGCGGAACGGGATGGCGGAGGCACCGGCGCCGGCCAGCCGGACGGCGTCCCCAACCGACCCCGACTGTACGATACCCAGCAGGCGCAACGCCGTGTTCCGCGAGCCGGGGACCGCGCCCAGCACGCCGGGAGTCGCCATCAGACCAGCGACCACTTGCGGAGCAGCCAGACCAGGAACGCCCCCAGGCCGAGCTGCACCGCCAGCATGATCCAGAATCCGTGCACGTGGTGCGAGAGCGGGATGTCCTCGAAGTTCATGCCCCACATGCCGCTCACCACCACGAACGGCACGCTGAGGGTGGCGATCACGCTCAGCCCCTTCGTCACCTGCCCGAGGCGGTTGGACACCTGCGAGAGGTAGCTGTCCATCACGTTGGCGAGCAGTTCGCGGTAGGTGTCGAGGGAGTCGTTGATGCGCAGGACGTGGTCGAAGATGTCCCGGAACCAGACCTGCGACTCCACCGGCAGGAAGGGGCTGGGCCGGTTGGTGAGCACGCTGAACACCTCGCGCTGCGGCATGAGGTGCCGCCGCATGGCCAGCACCAGCCGCTTCACGGCGAACACGTCGCGCATGACCTCCTGGTCGAAGCGCTGGTACACGCGTTCCTCGAGCCCGTCCACGAACTCGTCGATCCGGTCCAGCACGGGGAAGTACTCGTCCACGGTGTGGTCCATCACCGCGTGCGCCACGCGCTCCACGCCGCGCTCCATCTGGTCCGGGTTCGCCACCATGCGCTCGAACACCGTGTCGACCGGCACACTGGGCCCGGCGTGCACCGTCACGACGAGGTTCTTCGCGAGGAATGCGCAGATGTTGTAGGTCTCGATGTCGTACGGGTCCTCGGTGTTGTCACAGAATCGCACTCCGCGCACGATCACGAACAGTGAGTTCTTGTACTCGTCGAGCTTCACGCGGCTCTGCGGGTTGAGTGCATCCTCCACCGCCAGCGGGTGGAAGTCGAACACCTTCTCCAGCAGGGCCACCTGGTGTCGGCTCTCGCTGTCGATGTCGACCCAGAGCACGCCGGCGGTGTCGCCGCTGGTCACGAGCTCGCGCAGCTCCATCGGGTGCAGGTCGGTGCGCAACGGCCTGCCGGGCACGGCGTAGGCGATGCGCGGCACGCTGCTGGGCGCCGCCGCCGGCCGCACGACGGATCCCGCCTCGTCCGGCGCCCGCCCCCGCTCCTCACTGTCGCGCTCTGCGGTCAGGCGCGTGTCGTCGCCACGCCGCAGGCGCGGCGCGGGCCGGTCACGCCGGCGGCTGCGACTCACGAGGCGGTCTGGTGCAGGTGGGGGAGTGGCAGCATCCGTGCAAGATACCGACCCGATGGGCCACTATCGCAACGCCCGCAGGTGCGTGACGCAGGCCTGCCCGAGCCGGTCCGGGTCGTACCCGCCTTCCAGCGACGACACCAGCCGGCCGCCGCACCAGGCCTCGGCGCGCTCCACCAGCATCCGCGTGAGCTGCTCGACGTCGGGCAGTTCCAGCGTGAACCCGCCAAGCGGATCTCCCGCGAGGGAATCGAAGCCGGCCGAGACGAGCACGAGGTCGGGAATCCAGTCAGTGGTGGCGGCATCGACGGCGGTCGTCAGCGCCGCGACGTAATCCGCCGCCGGGAGGCCAGCCGCCATCGCGACGTTCCAGATGGTGCCGTGTGGCCCGCGATCCGACGCGGCGCCGGTGCCCGGGTACCACGGCCACTGGTGCATGCTGATGAACCGGATGCCCGCGTCGTCCTGCACGAGGTCCTGCGTCCCATTGCCGTGGTGCACGTCCCAGTCCACGATCAGCACGCGCGCGGCGCCGTGGCGCGTGCGCGCGTAATGCGCACCGACGCCGACGTTGCCGAAGAGGCAGAAGCCCATGCCAGCCCCACGCAGGGCGTGGTGTCCCGGCGGACGCACCGCGCAGAAGCTGCGCGCCACCGAGCCGTCGAAGGCCCAGTCGATGCCGTCCAGCACGCAGCCAACGGCGGCGGTGGCGGCATCCCAGCTGCCCTCGCTCACCACCGTGTCAGGGTCCAGCCGACCGCCGCCGGCCTCCGCCAGGGCCCGCACCTGCGCCACGTAGGCCGGCGCGTGGGCCAGCGCGATCTCGTCCGCCGTGGCGTGGCGCCCTTCCCGGTGTTCGATGGTGTCGAAGAGGTCGAAGTCGTTGCGGAGGGCGCGCGGGATTGCGCGCAGCCGCCCGACGTGCTCCGGATGTTTCCACCCCGTGTCGTGGCGCCCGCAATCGGAGTGTGAGATGTACGCGACCGTCACGTGAACCCCCTCCAGCGGCGGATCAGCCACGACCCGGTGAACGAGACGAGCGCGAGTGCCAGCAGCCAGCGCAGGTCGAGTCGGGCCGCGAACGGAGGCGCCGGATCCGCGCGTCGTGCGCGTCCGGCGGCGGGCAATCCCAGGTCGCGTGCCAGTGCAGCCACCGGTGCGGCGTCGAGTGTGTCGTGACCGGCGAAGGCGGGGCGGGCAGCTCGCGGCGCGGTCACCGGCACGAGACCGGAGAGCAGCGTACTCCACCAGCGCCGATGCGCGGCGGGGGACTCATCGCCACCGGCCATGCGCCAGAGCCACGAGTTGTCGTAGCCCACCTGCACCACGCGTCCTGCGCCGAGGCGGCGCGCCGCCACGGCAACGCGGCCGTCCCGGAACTCGAGCGGCACGGCGCCCTGCGCCAGCGTCGTCACAGGCACGAGGTCCAATCCATGTCGCGGCTCCTCCGACGCCTCGGCACCCGCCTCGCCGTCGAGCATCACCCCCGGTGCCCCCGCGCGCAGGCCGGCCACCCCCGGCAACCGGGCCGCCTCGCCCACGATCACGACGCCACCACCCTCCCGCACGAACGCACCGAGTGCCGCCGTCACCGACGACGGCGCCCCGGGCAGCAGCAGCACGATCGCATGCCGCGCGCGTGACGGCCGCTGTGCACTCCCCTGCCCGACCGTGACCCGCGGCGACAGCGTCACCGCGACATCCACCGGCCAGCCAGCCTCCTCCAGTGCCGCCACGAGGAACTTCGACTCCCACGTCGCCGTGCCGGCCACCAGCACCCGCGCCACCTGCGGTGCCCCTGCCACCAGCGCGGTGACCGCGGGGTTCGCCCCGGCGAGATCGAGTCGCACTGCGCCCTGCACCGGTCCTGAACGCGTACGCAGCCCCGCCGTGTCCATCACCACCGAATCGAGCAGGCCGGCCCGATCGCCGATCGCACCACGCCACGCACCGTCCGACGCCACGGCGATGCGCGTGCCGCCGCCCGCCCGCCACTCCGCCTCAACGTCCACCGCCACCGCCGGCAGCGCCTGTGCGCGGCCAAGCAGCACCGAGCGCCCGCTGCCACGCAACGCGCGCAGCGTGGCACGGGCACGCGCCGACGGCACCGCGTCGAGTGTCACGTCCACCGTGTCGGAGGCCGAGACCACCAGCGATGCGAGCGCAGCGTCGATCGCGCCGTCCCGCTGCACCATCACGTGGTTGGGCGGCACCGGCGCCGTCGTCAGCAGTCGCCAGAGCACCAGCAGCAGGCACGCGAAACCGGTACCGTGGAGCACCGCGCCTGCGACGCGCGCGGTTCCCGCCGGCATCGCGATCCCGGCATCGGCATTCACCATGACCGGTTCAGCGCGTGAGGGCATACACCACCAGGTTCACCCCGAAGCGGGTGTTGTCCACGCTCAGGAACTTCTTGTTCTCCGGATGGAACGACCACTCCGAGCTGTAGTCCTTGCTGCTGTAGATCACCGCCAGGCGGCCATTCCGCTCGATGCCCTGCAGGTGGTCGTGGACGAGATTGTCGCCCCAGCCGTTGAGTTCATGCGACGTGGTGGGCGGGCCGTCGCGGAAGGTGAAGAACGCCCGGTACAAGGCGTGGGTGTTCGGGATCGGCTTCAGCGGACCGAGCACCTGCGTGAGCTCCTCGGTGCACGTCTTGTGGAAGACGCCGTCCACGTCGTGGTTGTGGTCGTCCACGAACAGCAGGCCGCCCCGCTCGCAGTACTTCCGCAGCATCGCACGCTCCGCCGCCGTGAAGCGCACCGGGAGGTGCCCGGTGAGGAATGCCAGCGGGTAGCGCAGCAGCGCCTCCGACGACAGCGGCACGATGGCGCCCGACGGGGCGATGTCCACGCTGGTGTAGCGCGCGACGGCATCGATCACGTTGGCCGCCAGCAGCGGCGCCGAATCCCAGTCGCCGGACTCGTACTGTACGGTCGCGAAGGTGAACCTCATGGCGCCCCGCCGCTCCAGAGCGCGCCGGCCTCGCGCCGTTGCCAGGGCGCGATCGCGAGTCGGCGCGCGCGCAGCAGCGGCTCTGTCGCGTCGCGACCGGCGTCGAGCGCGTCGATGGCCGCACCCACGGCCGCGGCGAGCGGCGGCGCGCTGCCCAGGGCATCCAGCCGGATGAGGCGGAGCGAATCGGTGGCCGCGGCATCACGTGACGCCACCAGTGCCAGCGCCTGCAGCACACGCTCCGCCAGTCGGCGCTCGGGGGCCGGGAGCGCCGCGATCGCGCGCCGTGCCTCGAAGTGGGCGCTGTCGGTGCCGATGAGGCGGATCTTCGCGATGTCCACCACCGCGGCCGGCGGCGTGCCCCGCAGGTACACGCGCTCCGCCGACCGCGCCCGCTGGATCGCGGCCACCGCGCGGCGCATCGGCTCCAGCGCATCACGGGGCACGCCACCCTGCAGTGCGCGGGTGGCATCCCACATCGCGTTGTAGGCCTCGAGCAGCGGGCGGTTCACCGCCACCACCGGTGTCTCGTCACCGTGCGAGTCGAGCATGCCGCTGACACCGCCGGTCGCGCGATCCGCCGCCGCCAGCACCGACTCCGGCGTGGACTGCGTCGCGAGCTCGGCGGCGTTGTGCTCGTGGCCATCGCCGGCGAAGTGCGCGTGCTCGCCGCTCGGGCTGTCGCCGAGCCGCGCGAACAGGATCTCCGACACCTGTTTGCGCAGCCGCGCCTGGTCGGTGCCGATCCGGTTCGACTCCGCCAGCATCGTCGCCCGGTCGATCCGCGGGATGCGCGCCACCAGGCGTTCGGTGAGCATGAGCAACTGCCGCTGGCTCAGGACACTCTTGTCCACCGGTGTCGGCGGCAGCTGCTCGATCGCCACCGAGTCGCGCTCCCCGGCGCGCGGGATCCGGATCGTGCGCGTCTCGCTCGAGCCAAGCGAGGGGCCCGCGATGGCGTTGCCGTCGTGTGCGGTGATCCGCACGTGCATCAGGTCACCGCCCCTGAGCCCCAGTGCCCCGAGGTCCAGCGTGGTGGCCAGCGTGACGTCGCGACCCAGCGGCGCGCGGCGCGCCGCCAGCACGCCGGAGCGGAAGGTGAACTGCTCCCCACCGCCGCTGGAGATGATGTACTCCACGCGGGCATCACGCAGCCCGATGTCGTCATGCACGGTGCCGGCGAGGCGGAGTGTCGCCGTGGTGTCGAGCACCAGCGTGTCGGCCTCGGGCAGGCGCAGCGTGGCCACGGGCGCGGAGTCTGCCACGGGTTGCACCAGCAGCCCCCGTTCGCCGATGCCGTCGCGCAGCCTGAGAGCCAGCGGCGCCGTGCCGACCCGCACCAGCCCGCGCCAGCCGTTGGGCCGCATCGCGACGTGCACGGCGCGCGGCGTGCCGCTGCCGCTGTCCGTCGACTCCTGTACCAGCAACGTGGCCCGGGCGCGATCACCCTCTCCGTCCACGCGGATCACACTCCCCGCGATCGCCGTGATGGTCTGCCCGAAGTCCAGCGTGCGCTCGCTGCGACCGGTGTAGCCCGGCGGCAGCAGCACGACCGTCGCCGGCACCCGTCCCGGCGTCTCCGTTGCGGATGCCGCACCCCGCGTGCCCTGCGCTGCGACGCCGGCAGAGACACGCCGCGCCTGCCACGGGTACGCCGCGACCATCAGCGCCGCGACTACCGCCGCGAGCCGCATCAGCAGCCGCGATCGTTCGCGTCGGATCGCCGCGCCCACCGGGACCTCCCAGCGCGTCGTCGCCATGAATGCCGCGAGCCGCGACTGCACGGGATCGGCATCGCTCACCGGCTGCTGCTCCGCCAGCGTGACGAGCGCATACCGCAGCGC
This is a stretch of genomic DNA from Gemmatimonadaceae bacterium. It encodes these proteins:
- a CDS encoding dipeptide epimerase produces the protein MRLETEVVTVHTTHPFVIARGGSSEWRVVWVRLVDADGLEGWGEAAPSRFYGETADTVLAALDRLRPIIESADPSDIEATEVAMVSALRFNAAARCAVSAALHDLQGKRLGVPLWKLWGLSPAASPRTSFTIAIAADDDTLRARVHEALAAGYPILKVKLGSDRDRRIIQLVRDEAPAAILRVDANAAWTPKHTLAMAPLLRDLCVEFIEQPLPPHDLEGLRFVRDHCDLPIVADESCLVATDVAKLAGVVDGVNLKLAKCGSLREAIRIIHTARAHGMLVMAGCMIETSLGITAAAHLAPLLDCVDLDGAALLKDDPFRGATITNGIVTLPTAPGLGVTRR
- a CDS encoding protein kinase — protein: MFCPDCGTWNRAAAPHCVRCGTALPDVAAPPVDVPDAEITALRRATGGRFAIVRRIASGGMAHVYEASHAVLGRRVVIKVLYSHLSRDPEMRERFRREAEAASRLSHPNVCTILDAGVTRDSTFVVMPFLSGGSLADRLARHRTVPPAESAAIVAQIATGLDHAHRHGIVHRDVKPDNVLFDADGTALITDFGIATAGFHKGLTGTGRAMGTPHYMSPEQAMGKPVDGRSDVYACGVMLYEMLAGVPPFDGEDSYAVGYKHVHEMPTPLEVTAPSVSTALSQITMRCLAKPAGERYQRGTDLADALIRTLDGVPLETPGVRAARLGRMTPALSQ
- a CDS encoding GvpL/GvpF family gas vesicle protein, with translation MATPGVLGAVPGSRNTALRLLGIVQSGSVGDAVRLAGAGASAIPFRDVAAVVRPCPVKPDPLSDAALVAHHTMIDSLSRSVTLVPAPPLTNFRTPASVLQWLELHAVTLANGLAYVDGRCGARVTASRDLAGATSDPSVLPPSAAAIESFRALRRYASATVPVSTETVGDGTTIATEAYLVERVAWDRFAAEVTAEDVRSPGLTLQLTGPWPVYDFVRLQF
- the corA gene encoding magnesium/cobalt transporter CorA → MSRSRRRDRPAPRLRRGDDTRLTAERDSEERGRAPDEAGSVVRPAAAPSSVPRIAYAVPGRPLRTDLHPMELRELVTSGDTAGVLWVDIDSESRHQVALLEKVFDFHPLAVEDALNPQSRVKLDEYKNSLFVIVRGVRFCDNTEDPYDIETYNICAFLAKNLVVTVHAGPSVPVDTVFERMVANPDQMERGVERVAHAVMDHTVDEYFPVLDRIDEFVDGLEERVYQRFDQEVMRDVFAVKRLVLAMRRHLMPQREVFSVLTNRPSPFLPVESQVWFRDIFDHVLRINDSLDTYRELLANVMDSYLSQVSNRLGQVTKGLSVIATLSVPFVVVSGMWGMNFEDIPLSHHVHGFWIMLAVQLGLGAFLVWLLRKWSLV
- a CDS encoding histone deacetylase — protein: MTVAYISHSDCGRHDTGWKHPEHVGRLRAIPRALRNDFDLFDTIEHREGRHATADEIALAHAPAYVAQVRALAEAGGGRLDPDTVVSEGSWDAATAAVGCVLDGIDWAFDGSVARSFCAVRPPGHHALRGAGMGFCLFGNVGVGAHYARTRHGAARVLIVDWDVHHGNGTQDLVQDDAGIRFISMHQWPWYPGTGAASDRGPHGTIWNVAMAAGLPAADYVAALTTAVDAATTDWIPDLVLVSAGFDSLAGDPLGGFTLELPDVEQLTRMLVERAEAWCGGRLVSSLEGGYDPDRLGQACVTHLRALR
- a CDS encoding DUF4159 domain-containing protein, which encodes MRFTFATVQYESGDWDSAPLLAANVIDAVARYTSVDIAPSGAIVPLSSEALLRYPLAFLTGHLPVRFTAAERAMLRKYCERGGLLFVDDHNHDVDGVFHKTCTEELTQVLGPLKPIPNTHALYRAFFTFRDGPPTTSHELNGWGDNLVHDHLQGIERNGRLAVIYSSKDYSSEWSFHPENKKFLSVDNTRFGVNLVVYALTR
- a CDS encoding DUF4175 family protein gives rise to the protein MTPLQLAGRLEALRRSLHLLLLGAVAAWALGALAVVLALGALARIATGGPSLAVLWTVALLAGAAVGWWRAHRRLPSRIGALDAALWAEAQAPALRYALVTLAEQQPVSDADPVQSRLAAFMATTRWEVPVGAAIRRERSRLLMRLAAVVAALMVAAYPWQARRVSAGVAAQGTRGAASATETPGRVPATVVLLPPGYTGRSERTLDFGQTITAIAGSVIRVDGEGDRARATLLVQESTDSGSGTPRAVHVAMRPNGWRGLVRVGTAPLALRLRDGIGERGLLVQPVADSAPVATLRLPEADTLVLDTTATLRLAGTVHDDIGLRDARVEYIISSGGGEQFTFRSGVLAARRAPLGRDVTLATTLDLGALGLRGGDLMHVRITAHDGNAIAGPSLGSSETRTIRIPRAGERDSVAIEQLPPTPVDKSVLSQRQLLMLTERLVARIPRIDRATMLAESNRIGTDQARLRKQVSEILFARLGDSPSGEHAHFAGDGHEHNAAELATQSTPESVLAAADRATGGVSGMLDSHGDETPVVAVNRPLLEAYNAMWDATRALQGGVPRDALEPMRRAVAAIQRARSAERVYLRGTPPAAVVDIAKIRLIGTDSAHFEARRAIAALPAPERRLAERVLQALALVASRDAAATDSLRLIRLDALGSAPPLAAAVGAAIDALDAGRDATEPLLRARRLAIAPWQRREAGALWSGGAP